The following coding sequences lie in one Homalodisca vitripennis isolate AUS2020 chromosome X, UT_GWSS_2.1, whole genome shotgun sequence genomic window:
- the LOC124368809 gene encoding uncharacterized protein LOC124368809 — protein sequence MDYPIQESGLYNHFPNIVGIIFNNWTAIKLAVEHGMAGPPAITQQKLIATVEAASQLLSSGKADWCNLSDLLTDIMDSEFSTVLEDDSSDEVASHLCELYQMFSSGDVQSLMLALESLPCKTPIHLGPPPVQRPSPPPQESSPEEEERETPQEDGWTLVKRK from the exons ATGGACTACCCTATACAAGAAAGTGGCCTGTACAATCATTTTCCAAACATTGTGggaataattttcaataactgGACTGCCATAAAG ctTGCTGTGGAACATGGGATGGCTGGTCCTCCAGCAATCACTCAACAAAAGCTTATTGCTACGGTTGAAGCTGCATCTCAACTTCTGTCCTCAG GTAAAGCGGACTGGTGCAATTTGTCCGATTTGCTAACTGATATAATGGACTCAGAGTTCTCCACTGTGCTCGAAGACGACTCTAGCGATGAAGTCGCATCACACCTCTGTGAACTGTACCAGATGTTCTCCTCTGGAGATGTACAGAGCTTGATGTTGGCCCTGGAGTCACTGCCTTGTAAGACACCGATACATCTCGGCCCACCTCCCGTGCAGCGGCCCTCGCCTCCTCCTCAG GAAAGCAGTCCAGAGGAAGAAGAGAGGGAAACTCCCCAAGAAGATGGCTGGACGTTAGTGAAGAGAAAGTAG